A genomic stretch from Marinimicrobium sp. C6131 includes:
- a CDS encoding aspartate aminotransferase family protein — MSHLSPLLKQSSNVCVEHGEGVWLYGTNGEVYLDFTSGIGVTGTGHCHPTVVKAAREQVGKVIHAQYTTVTHEPMLKLTDRLVEKMPSGIDSVAFANSGSEAVEMALRLARHATGRANILTFHGGFHGRTMAAASMTTSGTKVRTGFHPMMAGVVTAPFPHAYRYGWDEQTAVEFCLRELDEILKTHSAPADTAAMIIEPVQGEYGYYPAPRAFLEGIAQRCKEHNILLIADEIQAGYGRTGRFWSHEHAEVHPDIVITAKGLASGFPLSAIAASQSLMNKGLPGSQGGTYGANAVACAAALATLEVVEGEKLVANAAERGEQLFARLEAYKKEYAWIDDLRGKGLMLGMEIAHSPARPRADIAEQLAKEAEKRGLLLLRCGTAGQIIRWLPPLVVSADEVDDAADRFGKVLEAVPSEL; from the coding sequence ATGAGCCATCTGTCGCCACTCCTGAAACAATCCAGCAACGTCTGCGTCGAGCACGGCGAAGGCGTCTGGCTCTATGGCACCAACGGTGAAGTCTACCTGGACTTCACCTCGGGTATTGGTGTGACCGGTACAGGTCACTGTCACCCCACGGTGGTCAAAGCGGCGCGGGAGCAGGTGGGCAAAGTCATTCATGCCCAGTACACCACCGTCACCCACGAGCCGATGCTCAAGTTGACCGACCGGCTGGTGGAGAAAATGCCTTCCGGAATCGACTCCGTGGCGTTTGCCAATTCCGGTTCCGAGGCGGTCGAGATGGCGTTGCGGCTCGCGCGCCACGCGACCGGTCGCGCCAATATCCTGACTTTTCACGGTGGCTTTCACGGCCGGACCATGGCCGCGGCTTCCATGACGACCTCGGGCACCAAGGTGCGCACCGGCTTTCATCCCATGATGGCCGGCGTGGTGACCGCGCCGTTTCCCCACGCTTACCGCTACGGCTGGGATGAGCAGACGGCGGTCGAGTTCTGTCTGCGCGAGCTGGACGAAATTCTCAAAACCCACAGCGCACCAGCGGACACCGCGGCCATGATCATCGAACCCGTGCAGGGGGAGTATGGTTACTACCCGGCGCCGCGAGCGTTCCTCGAGGGCATCGCCCAGCGCTGCAAGGAGCACAATATCCTGTTGATTGCCGATGAAATTCAGGCGGGTTACGGTCGCACCGGCCGGTTCTGGAGTCATGAGCATGCCGAAGTACACCCCGACATTGTCATCACGGCCAAAGGGCTCGCCAGTGGTTTCCCGCTGTCGGCGATTGCCGCCTCACAGTCCTTGATGAACAAAGGGCTGCCCGGCTCGCAAGGCGGAACCTATGGTGCCAACGCCGTGGCCTGTGCCGCCGCACTGGCGACGCTGGAGGTCGTCGAGGGTGAGAAGTTGGTGGCCAATGCCGCCGAGCGGGGTGAGCAGTTGTTTGCCCGGCTGGAGGCGTACAAAAAAGAGTATGCCTGGATCGACGACCTGCGTGGTAAAGGGTTGATGCTGGGCATGGAAATCGCCCACAGCCCGGCCCGGCCCCGAGCGGACATCGCGGAACAGTTGGCGAAAGAGGCGGAAAAGCGCGGACTGCTGTTACTGCGTTGTGGTACCGCCGGACAGATCATCCGGTGGTTGCCGCCATTGGTCGTCTCCGCCGACGAGGTGGACGATGCGGCGGACCGCTTCGGCAAGGTTCTCGAAGCCGTTCCGTCTGAACTGTGA
- a CDS encoding isocitrate/isopropylmalate dehydrogenase family protein encodes MAQQPIKLALMPGDGIGVEVVAAAERVLDTLRERYGLPLSWDTLPWPSTAWHREHGEMMPADALKRLGGYQALLLGALGDPGPTRDPDRYRLSDGVSLAPLLTFRKGLDLWACERPARLLPGAPQYLADERARDIDMLVIRENSEGEYVNQGGRLRAGTPEETATQLEVFTRKATERLIRHAFARAQERLAEREQQGELREYLCDRSGLKGAQVCLVTKRNAQPHWGEMYTEVFELVAREYPEIGVHHELVDAACMKFVQCPWQFDVVVASNLHGDILTDLAAVLAGGLGVAPSCNINPDDKSRPALFEPTHGSAPDIAGQGIANPSAMLLTTAMMLDWLGLAEAAQSLRSAVAEDLQAQGRQSGTRTTDEITQSILGYL; translated from the coding sequence ATGGCGCAGCAACCGATCAAGCTGGCATTGATGCCCGGCGATGGTATTGGCGTGGAAGTGGTGGCCGCCGCCGAGCGGGTGCTGGACACGCTGCGCGAACGGTACGGGTTACCGTTGAGCTGGGATACCTTGCCCTGGCCCAGTACCGCCTGGCATCGCGAGCACGGGGAAATGATGCCCGCGGACGCTCTCAAACGACTCGGTGGCTACCAGGCTCTGTTGCTGGGAGCCCTGGGGGATCCGGGGCCGACCCGGGACCCGGATCGTTACCGGTTGTCCGATGGGGTGTCCCTGGCGCCTCTGCTGACCTTTCGCAAAGGTCTGGACCTGTGGGCCTGTGAGCGTCCGGCGCGCCTGCTCCCGGGGGCGCCACAGTATCTTGCCGACGAGCGAGCCAGGGATATCGACATGCTGGTGATTCGGGAGAACAGCGAAGGCGAGTACGTCAATCAGGGTGGCCGCTTGCGCGCGGGCACACCGGAGGAGACGGCGACGCAGTTGGAGGTGTTTACCCGCAAGGCCACCGAACGGTTGATTCGTCACGCTTTTGCCCGTGCCCAGGAGCGACTGGCGGAACGGGAGCAACAGGGTGAGCTGCGCGAGTACCTGTGTGATCGTTCGGGCCTGAAAGGGGCCCAGGTGTGCCTTGTCACGAAACGCAATGCGCAACCACACTGGGGCGAAATGTACACCGAAGTCTTTGAACTCGTTGCCCGGGAGTATCCGGAGATCGGCGTTCATCACGAACTGGTGGATGCGGCCTGCATGAAATTTGTGCAATGCCCCTGGCAGTTCGATGTAGTGGTGGCCAGCAATCTGCACGGTGACATCCTGACGGATCTGGCCGCCGTGTTGGCCGGAGGTCTGGGCGTTGCGCCGTCGTGCAACATCAATCCTGATGACAAATCCCGTCCGGCGTTGTTTGAGCCGACTCACGGCAGTGCGCCGGACATCGCGGGGCAGGGCATTGCCAACCCCAGTGCCATGTTGTTGACCACCGCCATGATGCTCGACTGGCTGGGGTTGGCCGAAGCCGCGCAATCGTTGCGCTCGGCCGTTGCGGAAGATCTGCAGGCGCAAGGTCGCCAGAGCGGAACGCGCACAACAGACGAGATCACCCAATCCATTCTCGGTTACTTGTAA
- a CDS encoding NAD-dependent succinate-semialdehyde dehydrogenase: MAKTQQTAPIKLSHAALFQQACYIGGRWVQADSGETLAVDNPATGETIGHVPNCNEQDTARAIAEAEKGFQVWRHKTANERNDILMRWYQLMLDHTDDLGALMTLEQGKPLAEAKGEVNYAASFIKWFAEEARRAYGETIPGAKPGQHIVVTRQPVGVTCCITPWNFPAAMITRKAGAALAAGCSMIVKPAEATPYTALALAQLAEEAGVPAGVLNVITGKPQPIGQALTRSPVVRKLSFTGSTRVGSILMSQCAEHIQKVSLELGGNAPFIVFDDADLDKAVEGAMASKFRNTGQTCVCANRFLVQRRIHDAFVEKLTEAMKTLKVGDGFEEGVNQSALINRAAVEKVQQHYQDAMSKGAKRVFGPAPEGNRGNYVEPLLLTDITPDMQVCHEETFGPLAAVMAFDSEEDAIRLANDTPYGLAAYFYSQNIHRVWRVADALESGIIGINEGAVSNAAAPFGGMKASGLGREGSRHGMEEYEEIKYLCMGGE, encoded by the coding sequence ATGGCCAAGACCCAGCAAACAGCCCCGATCAAACTCAGCCATGCCGCGCTGTTTCAACAGGCCTGTTACATAGGGGGTCGATGGGTGCAGGCCGACAGTGGCGAGACGCTGGCGGTTGACAATCCGGCAACCGGCGAAACCATCGGTCATGTTCCCAACTGCAACGAGCAGGACACCGCGCGCGCCATTGCTGAAGCGGAAAAGGGTTTTCAGGTGTGGCGCCATAAAACGGCCAATGAGCGCAACGACATTCTGATGCGCTGGTACCAGTTGATGCTGGATCATACCGACGATCTCGGTGCCTTGATGACCCTGGAGCAGGGTAAGCCCCTGGCGGAAGCCAAAGGTGAGGTGAATTATGCGGCGTCGTTTATCAAATGGTTTGCCGAAGAGGCGCGCCGCGCTTACGGCGAAACCATTCCCGGCGCCAAGCCGGGTCAACATATTGTGGTAACACGCCAGCCGGTGGGTGTCACCTGCTGCATTACGCCCTGGAATTTCCCCGCAGCGATGATTACCCGCAAGGCAGGGGCCGCCCTGGCCGCCGGTTGCTCAATGATCGTCAAGCCGGCGGAAGCGACTCCCTACACCGCACTGGCACTGGCTCAACTGGCGGAGGAAGCCGGAGTGCCAGCGGGCGTTCTGAATGTCATTACGGGCAAGCCCCAGCCGATTGGGCAGGCGCTGACCCGCAGCCCCGTGGTACGTAAACTCAGTTTTACCGGGTCCACCCGGGTGGGCAGTATTCTCATGTCCCAGTGCGCCGAGCATATCCAGAAAGTGTCGCTCGAATTGGGCGGCAATGCGCCCTTTATCGTATTTGACGATGCCGACCTGGATAAGGCGGTTGAAGGCGCGATGGCGTCCAAGTTTCGCAACACCGGCCAGACCTGTGTCTGCGCCAATCGCTTTCTGGTTCAGAGACGTATCCACGATGCCTTTGTCGAGAAGCTGACCGAGGCGATGAAAACACTGAAAGTGGGTGATGGGTTTGAAGAGGGCGTCAACCAGTCCGCGCTGATCAATCGCGCCGCCGTCGAAAAGGTTCAGCAGCATTACCAGGATGCCATGAGCAAAGGCGCCAAGCGGGTATTCGGTCCGGCACCGGAAGGAAACAGGGGAAACTATGTGGAGCCTCTGCTGCTGACTGACATTACGCCGGACATGCAGGTGTGCCACGAGGAAACCTTTGGTCCGTTGGCGGCGGTCATGGCGTTCGACTCGGAAGAGGATGCCATTCGCCTGGCCAACGACACGCCCTACGGCTTGGCGGCGTACTTTTACAGCCAGAACATTCATCGGGTCTGGCGCGTGGCAGATGCCCTGGAAAGCGGCATCATTGGTATCAACGAGGGTGCGGTGTCCAACGCCGCCGCGCCCTTCGGTGGCATGAAAGCCTCGGGGCTGGGCCGTGAAGGATCCCGTCACGGCATGGAGGAATACGAGGAGATCAAATACCTCTGCATGGGTGGGGAGTAG
- a CDS encoding NAD-glutamate dehydrogenase, protein MDIRLVNAGDKEGLFAELDTLARESIRDTQWTFWLTFSRAFFARLPLEEWVGRPIKDVFGAVHSAWRLMNQFRPGKPMVRLFNPTLEEDGWLCPHSVLLVQQQDMPFLVDSIRIELNRRNIAIHSIKSTVLHVARDDHQRLIGLWPGEGDNGRSPSKAGAPEALVYMEIRLHTDDRLLRQISRSLMTVMDQVRLVVDDFGALKQATSKSAEQLGRVTQAPLDQKVSESRAFLDWLLQDHFTFMAYTEYDLRTEGEETWLEERPDKRLGLFRDADSPADRKPVSDDYPGTLQFHLSPKLIAFSKAPQRSRVHRQAYSDYIVIKRFDSQGQFCGESRVLGLYTSAVYTLSPYEIPLIREKVNEVFERSGLSRSSHDGKALRQILETFPRDELFQSSTSQLYEIATGVARINERYRVRLFVRPDAFGRFVNCLVYVPRDLFTTRIRIKIQTLLGKALGSEEVEFNTYFSESILARVHLVFRLESDRPASVDSAADYDVEQLERQIIEITRSWEDQLLEALTEAKGEELAVKLMEQYQDAFPSAYREHFDARVAVQDLDHILSLDGEDDLALSFYQPADSSTQGLRFKVFRRHCPMELSDVIPVLEHLGLRVVAEHPYDIVSSSGDEVYLHNFHLTYDAQASLDIQAVRHKFQDAFAAVWNQRAESDGFNRLVLSAGLSWREVTVLRALAAYMHQTLFNFTEGYIASALVNHARITRDLVALFRAQFDPSARGDRAERRGAIHARILTSLNRVANLNEDRIIRRYLAILDGTVRTNYFQRGADGQSKAYLAFKLMPRQISDIPEPRPLYEIFVYSPRVEGVHLRAGKVARGGIRWSDRLQDYRTEVLGLVKAQQVKNAVIVPNGAKGGFVCKRPPVGGDRQALQKEAIVCYQTFIRGLLDLTDNRVAGELVSPKQVVRLDEDDPYLVVAADKGTATFSDIANDISDEYGHWLGDAFASGGSQGYDHKAMGITARGAWVAVQRHFKELGLDTQRDDFTVVGIGDMGGDVFGNGMLLSEHIQLVAAFNHLHIFIDPNPEAAKSFRERQRLFRTPGSSWADYDESLISDGGGVFSRDAKAIRVTDAMKQRFAIDQDELTPNELIHQLLKAPVHLLWNGGIGTYVKASTESHMDVGDKTNDSVRVNADELCCKVVGEGGNLGMTQRARIEFALNGGACNTDFIDNAAGVDCSDHEVNIKILLNEVLANGDLTQKQRNQRLEAMTEEVAALVLKNNYRQTQAISLASSDAVRRNAEYRRVMSIWQSEGRLNRQLEFLPDEETLAERQAQGQGLTRPELAVLISYAKVILKNDLAEADLADDEYIARFAFRAFPEPLQRDYPEWINRHRLRRELVATQVANDLVNTMGLSFAQRLLDSTGVGPGDMAKAYVIARDIYQLDDVWRALESLDYQVDADVQMELMKTLMRRVRRASRWFLRNRRSHLDPDTEIRQFLPLVEEVIRTLPDQLSGAALDDWQAQVSYLTDAGVPDELLPRVATPGHLYSGLSVAEASRHTELPLLSVLRLYLSINEQLQLHEFARQISEAAVESYWQAMARETYLDDLESQLRNLTLALCRWVSDECPVERTVNQWTEQFAPQFDRWRSMMNDVQNSSGTDYAIFSVALRELLDLVQITQYGDPE, encoded by the coding sequence GTGGATATACGATTGGTGAACGCCGGTGACAAGGAGGGGTTGTTCGCGGAGTTGGACACTCTGGCGAGGGAGTCCATTCGGGACACCCAGTGGACATTCTGGCTCACCTTCAGCCGGGCATTCTTTGCGCGGCTACCGCTGGAAGAGTGGGTCGGCCGACCGATCAAGGACGTGTTCGGTGCGGTGCACAGCGCGTGGCGATTGATGAACCAGTTCCGGCCGGGCAAGCCGATGGTGCGCTTGTTCAACCCGACGCTGGAAGAGGACGGCTGGCTCTGTCCGCACAGTGTCTTGTTGGTCCAGCAGCAGGATATGCCCTTTCTTGTCGACTCGATCCGGATTGAGCTGAATCGACGTAATATCGCAATTCACAGTATCAAGAGCACCGTGCTCCACGTTGCAAGAGACGATCATCAGCGGCTGATCGGACTCTGGCCTGGCGAGGGAGACAACGGTCGGAGCCCGTCCAAAGCGGGGGCCCCGGAGGCCCTGGTGTATATGGAAATCCGGTTGCACACGGATGACCGTCTGTTGCGACAGATCAGTCGATCGCTGATGACGGTCATGGACCAGGTACGTCTCGTCGTGGATGATTTCGGCGCGCTTAAACAGGCCACGTCCAAGTCCGCTGAGCAGCTCGGACGGGTGACACAGGCGCCGCTGGATCAGAAGGTTTCGGAAAGCCGGGCATTTCTGGATTGGCTGTTGCAAGACCATTTCACTTTCATGGCGTACACCGAATATGACCTTCGGACCGAGGGGGAGGAGACCTGGCTGGAGGAGCGGCCTGATAAACGTCTTGGGCTGTTTCGGGACGCCGACAGCCCCGCCGATCGAAAGCCGGTCAGTGACGATTACCCGGGCACTTTACAGTTTCATTTGTCTCCCAAGTTGATCGCGTTTTCCAAGGCGCCACAGCGCTCCCGCGTCCATCGTCAGGCGTACTCTGATTATATCGTGATCAAGCGTTTTGACTCACAGGGTCAGTTTTGTGGTGAAAGCCGGGTGTTGGGTCTGTACACCTCTGCGGTCTATACCTTGAGCCCATACGAAATTCCGCTGATCCGGGAGAAAGTCAATGAGGTGTTCGAGCGCTCGGGTTTGAGTCGCTCAAGTCACGACGGTAAGGCACTGCGTCAGATTCTCGAGACCTTTCCCCGGGACGAGCTGTTTCAGAGCAGTACCAGCCAGCTCTACGAAATTGCCACAGGAGTGGCCAGGATCAATGAACGCTATCGGGTCCGCCTGTTCGTCCGTCCCGACGCGTTCGGTCGCTTTGTGAACTGTCTGGTGTATGTCCCCCGTGACCTCTTTACCACCCGAATCCGGATCAAGATTCAGACCTTGCTGGGCAAGGCCCTGGGATCTGAGGAGGTAGAGTTCAACACCTATTTTTCCGAATCGATTCTCGCCCGGGTTCACCTGGTATTCCGCCTGGAATCCGACCGTCCAGCTTCTGTAGACAGTGCCGCAGATTATGACGTCGAACAACTTGAGCGGCAGATCATCGAAATCACCCGGTCCTGGGAGGATCAACTGCTCGAAGCGCTGACCGAAGCAAAAGGAGAAGAGTTGGCGGTCAAACTCATGGAGCAGTACCAAGATGCGTTCCCGTCCGCATACCGGGAACATTTTGACGCCCGGGTAGCGGTTCAGGACCTTGACCACATTCTCAGTCTCGATGGCGAGGATGACCTCGCACTGAGTTTTTACCAACCTGCCGACAGTTCCACTCAGGGACTAAGATTTAAAGTGTTCCGTCGGCACTGCCCGATGGAGTTGTCCGACGTGATTCCGGTACTGGAGCATCTGGGCCTTCGGGTGGTGGCGGAGCACCCGTACGATATTGTGTCGAGTTCGGGTGATGAGGTTTACCTGCACAATTTCCACCTGACCTACGACGCACAGGCTTCTCTGGATATACAGGCTGTGAGGCATAAGTTCCAGGACGCTTTTGCCGCGGTCTGGAATCAGCGCGCCGAAAGTGACGGCTTCAACCGCCTCGTTCTGAGTGCCGGACTCAGCTGGCGGGAAGTGACGGTGCTGCGCGCACTGGCGGCCTACATGCACCAGACATTGTTCAACTTTACTGAGGGTTATATCGCCTCGGCACTGGTCAATCATGCCCGTATAACCCGGGATCTGGTCGCTCTGTTCAGAGCACAGTTTGATCCTTCCGCACGGGGTGATCGCGCCGAGCGGCGCGGAGCCATTCACGCGCGTATCCTGACCTCCCTGAATCGGGTGGCCAACCTGAATGAAGATCGCATCATTCGTCGGTACCTCGCCATTCTTGATGGCACGGTGCGAACCAATTATTTTCAGCGCGGGGCGGATGGCCAGAGCAAGGCGTATCTGGCGTTCAAACTGATGCCGCGCCAGATCTCCGATATCCCGGAGCCTCGTCCGCTGTATGAGATTTTTGTCTACTCCCCCCGCGTAGAAGGCGTGCACCTGCGCGCAGGGAAAGTGGCCCGTGGGGGGATTCGGTGGTCGGATCGATTGCAGGACTACCGTACCGAGGTGCTGGGGTTGGTCAAGGCGCAACAGGTCAAGAATGCGGTCATCGTTCCGAACGGTGCCAAGGGAGGGTTTGTCTGCAAACGTCCGCCTGTCGGGGGTGATCGACAGGCTCTTCAGAAAGAGGCGATCGTCTGCTATCAGACGTTTATTCGGGGTCTGCTCGACCTGACCGACAACCGGGTGGCCGGTGAGCTGGTGTCGCCGAAACAGGTGGTCCGGCTGGATGAGGACGATCCCTATCTGGTGGTCGCGGCCGACAAAGGCACGGCAACCTTTTCGGACATTGCCAACGACATTTCCGACGAGTACGGCCACTGGCTGGGCGATGCCTTCGCCTCTGGCGGGAGCCAGGGGTATGACCACAAAGCAATGGGGATCACGGCCCGAGGCGCCTGGGTGGCGGTTCAGCGCCATTTCAAGGAGTTGGGGCTGGATACTCAGCGCGATGACTTTACCGTCGTGGGAATAGGCGATATGGGCGGCGATGTGTTCGGCAACGGCATGCTGCTGTCAGAACACATTCAGTTGGTGGCCGCGTTCAACCATCTGCATATTTTTATCGATCCGAACCCCGAGGCAGCGAAAAGTTTTCGGGAACGACAGCGGTTGTTCAGAACGCCGGGCTCAAGCTGGGCCGATTATGATGAGTCCCTGATCAGCGACGGCGGTGGTGTTTTTTCCCGGGACGCCAAAGCCATCCGTGTGACCGATGCAATGAAACAGCGTTTCGCGATCGATCAGGATGAACTGACACCGAACGAGTTGATTCATCAGTTGCTCAAAGCGCCAGTGCATCTGTTGTGGAACGGTGGGATCGGTACTTACGTCAAGGCCAGTACCGAAAGTCACATGGATGTGGGCGATAAAACCAATGACTCGGTGCGAGTCAACGCCGATGAGCTGTGCTGCAAGGTGGTCGGTGAGGGCGGAAACCTCGGGATGACACAGCGCGCCCGGATTGAGTTCGCGCTCAATGGTGGCGCCTGCAATACCGACTTCATCGACAATGCAGCGGGCGTGGACTGCTCGGATCACGAAGTCAACATCAAGATCCTGCTGAACGAAGTATTGGCCAATGGCGACCTGACGCAGAAACAGCGTAACCAGCGTCTGGAGGCGATGACCGAAGAAGTGGCGGCGCTGGTTCTCAAGAACAACTATCGTCAAACGCAGGCCATCAGTCTGGCCAGTTCGGATGCCGTGCGTCGTAACGCGGAATATCGCCGGGTAATGAGCATATGGCAGTCCGAGGGTCGACTGAATCGTCAGTTGGAATTTCTTCCGGATGAGGAAACCCTGGCTGAACGTCAGGCGCAGGGGCAAGGGTTGACTCGTCCGGAGTTGGCCGTGCTGATTTCCTATGCCAAGGTGATTCTCAAGAACGACCTGGCCGAGGCGGATCTGGCCGACGATGAGTACATTGCCCGCTTTGCATTCCGGGCATTCCCCGAGCCGCTGCAGAGAGACTACCCGGAGTGGATAAACCGTCATCGGTTGCGCCGTGAACTGGTAGCGACCCAGGTTGCCAACGATCTGGTCAACACCATGGGGCTCAGTTTCGCCCAGAGACTGTTGGACTCGACAGGGGTGGGCCCGGGTGATATGGCGAAGGCGTACGTTATCGCCCGGGATATCTATCAACTGGATGATGTCTGGCGCGCACTGGAGTCGTTGGATTATCAGGTGGATGCCGATGTGCAGATGGAATTGATGAAAACCCTGATGCGGCGGGTGCGCCGTGCGTCCCGGTGGTTTTTGCGCAACCGCCGCAGTCATCTTGATCCTGATACGGAAATTCGGCAGTTCTTGCCGCTGGTGGAAGAGGTCATACGGACATTGCCGGATCAGTTGAGCGGTGCGGCTCTCGACGACTGGCAGGCTCAGGTCAGTTACCTGACAGACGCCGGGGTGCCCGACGAACTGTTGCCCCGCGTTGCCACCCCGGGGCACCTGTATTCCGGATTGAGTGTTGCCGAGGCGTCACGACACACCGAGCTGCCATTGTTGTCTGTGCTACGCCTCTACTTGAGCATCAATGAGCAGTTACAACTGCACGAATTCGCCCGTCAGATATCCGAAGCCGCGGTAGAGAGTTATTGGCAGGCCATGGCGCGAGAGACCTATCTGGATGATCTGGAGTCGCAATTACGCAACTTGACTCTGGCATTGTGCCGGTGGGTGAGCGACGAGTGCCCGGTGGAACGCACCGTGAACCAGTGGACTGAACAGTTTGCCCCACAGTTTGATCGCTGGCGCTCCATGATGAATGATGTGCAGAACAGCAGCGGTACTGACTACGCCATTTTCTCTGTGGCGTTGCGCGAGCTGCTTGATCTTGTACAAATCACTCAATATGGAGATCCCGAGTAA
- a CDS encoding AAA family ATPase: MQAHDALHTLIHWLNQQIVGQEHLVQRMLIALLADGHLLVEGAPGLAKTKAIKTLSDAIEGNFQRIQFTPDLLPSDVTGTDIYRPEQGRFEFQPGPIFHNLVLSDEINRAPAKVQSALLEAMAERQVSVGSTTYPLPELFMVMATQNPIEQEGTYPLPEAQLDRFLMQVLVDYPDIESERKILKLARAEAAHQETPPPAEISQAALFEGRQAVLAIHMAEPVEEYIVQLINASRRPGDYDPELVNWLEYGASPRATIALDRCARAHAWLEGRDYVSPDDVRAIAHDVLRHRLILSFEAEATGISREQVIDRLLDVVPVA; encoded by the coding sequence ATGCAGGCACACGACGCATTACACACCCTGATTCACTGGCTCAATCAGCAGATCGTCGGTCAGGAGCACCTGGTTCAACGGATGCTGATCGCCCTGTTGGCTGACGGACACCTGCTGGTGGAGGGCGCCCCCGGGCTGGCCAAAACCAAGGCCATCAAAACCCTGTCCGATGCCATTGAAGGCAATTTTCAACGCATACAGTTCACTCCTGACCTGCTTCCCTCGGACGTAACCGGCACCGATATCTACCGCCCGGAGCAGGGCCGCTTTGAATTTCAACCCGGCCCCATCTTCCACAATCTGGTCCTGAGCGATGAAATCAACCGGGCCCCGGCCAAAGTCCAGTCGGCTTTGCTGGAAGCCATGGCCGAGCGACAGGTCAGCGTGGGCAGCACCACCTACCCACTGCCGGAGCTGTTCATGGTGATGGCCACCCAGAACCCCATTGAGCAGGAGGGCACCTATCCCCTGCCGGAAGCTCAACTGGATCGCTTCCTTATGCAGGTACTGGTGGACTACCCCGATATTGAATCCGAGCGGAAAATCCTGAAACTCGCCCGGGCCGAGGCCGCGCATCAGGAAACACCGCCGCCGGCGGAAATCAGCCAGGCCGCCCTGTTTGAGGGACGTCAGGCCGTGCTGGCCATTCATATGGCCGAGCCGGTTGAGGAGTATATCGTCCAACTGATCAATGCCAGCCGACGCCCGGGTGATTACGACCCGGAGCTGGTCAACTGGCTGGAATACGGGGCCAGCCCCCGGGCCACCATTGCCCTGGACCGTTGTGCCCGGGCTCATGCCTGGCTGGAAGGTCGGGACTATGTCAGCCCCGACGACGTGCGCGCCATCGCCCACGATGTGCTCCGCCACCGTCTCATTCTGAGCTTTGAAGCCGAAGCCACCGGCATCTCCCGTGAACAGGTCATCGACCGCCTGCTTGATGTGGTACCGGTGGCCTGA
- a CDS encoding DUF58 domain-containing protein, translating into MVNAGAHPSPTALAPRGAYCDLGDLLRLRFAARDLQLFARRPARSLLTGGVRTRLRGRGIDFEEVRLYQPGDDVRTIDWRVTARTQVPHTKIFREERERPVFVVADQRSPMFFGSRTCFKSVLATHIAGTLAWAALNQSDRIGGLVFGDHSQRDVRARRSKHAALELLHQLHDYNHELASPVAEAGVTSLETLLADVRRVAKPGSAVFVVSDFHDFDTRCEQQLFELARHTDVTLIHVFDPLEQTLDSNHFLTVSNGQERLQLPAQDPAFRRAYRQDFDARLQTLIESSRRLALPLLSYATDDDIHTLLRERFGARRHRARG; encoded by the coding sequence ATGGTTAACGCTGGCGCCCACCCCTCTCCCACTGCGCTGGCTCCCCGGGGCGCTTACTGCGACTTGGGGGACCTGCTGCGTTTACGGTTTGCCGCCCGGGACCTGCAACTGTTTGCCCGTCGGCCGGCGCGCAGCCTGCTCACGGGTGGGGTGCGCACCCGACTGCGGGGCCGGGGCATCGATTTTGAGGAAGTCCGGCTCTACCAGCCCGGCGACGATGTACGCACCATCGACTGGCGGGTCACAGCCCGTACCCAAGTACCCCACACCAAGATCTTTCGAGAGGAGCGGGAGCGCCCGGTCTTTGTCGTCGCCGACCAGCGCTCGCCGATGTTTTTTGGCAGTCGCACCTGTTTCAAATCCGTACTGGCCACCCATATTGCCGGCACGCTTGCCTGGGCCGCCCTGAACCAGAGCGACCGGATCGGCGGCCTGGTCTTTGGCGACCACAGTCAACGGGATGTCCGCGCCCGGCGCAGTAAACACGCCGCACTTGAGCTGCTTCATCAACTGCACGATTACAATCACGAGCTGGCCTCTCCGGTTGCGGAGGCCGGGGTCACCTCTCTGGAGACGCTGTTGGCCGACGTCCGCCGGGTGGCAAAGCCGGGCAGTGCCGTATTTGTGGTCAGTGATTTCCATGACTTCGATACCCGCTGTGAGCAGCAACTGTTTGAATTGGCGCGCCATACCGATGTGACCTTGATACACGTCTTCGACCCGCTCGAGCAGACACTGGACAGCAATCACTTTCTGACGGTGAGCAACGGTCAGGAGCGTCTGCAATTGCCCGCACAGGACCCGGCATTCCGGCGGGCCTACCGGCAGGATTTCGACGCCCGGTTGCAGACCCTGATCGAGAGCAGCCGACGTCTGGCTCTGCCGCTGCTGTCCTACGCCACCGATGACGATATTCACACACTGCTGCGCGAGCGTTTCGGCGCCCGCCGTCACCGCGCCCGAGGCTAA